Proteins found in one Dermacentor silvarum isolate Dsil-2018 chromosome 8, BIME_Dsil_1.4, whole genome shotgun sequence genomic segment:
- the LOC119460660 gene encoding DNA polymerase beta — translation MGKKKWSETGNPNRDICEFLNELADYEKNVTRNVYKSNAYRKAAVTLEKLDKRVASAEEAKALPGIGAKISQKIEEFLRTGKVAKLEKVRSDESTNAIQELTRVSGIGPAHAKSFYDRGIHSIEDLRQNQDCLTEHQKIGLRYLEDIEKRIPREEVGLLEARVIDALHQFDEDYEAVACGSYRRGLPTSGDIDLLVCHKSYRSTDRRPPKLLARLVEHLRQVGFISDIMSLGETKFAGVCQLDSSRPHRRIDIRVLPQDQFFCGLLYFTGSDLFNQSMRAHAAQQNMKLSEYALRPIGCTGVLGEPLPITSERDVFDWLDLPFWEPHKRNGPLGQ, via the coding sequence ATGGGAAAGAAGAAGTGGAGCGAGACGGGTAATCCTAACCGCGATATTTGCGAGTTTCTGAACGAACTGGCGGACTACGAAAAGAACGTTACGCGTAACGTTTACAAGAGCAACGCGTACAGAAAAGCAGCTGTGACGCTTGAGAAGCTCGACAAAAGAGTAGCAAGTGCAGAAGAAGCAAAAGCCCTTCCCGGTATCGGCGCGAAAATTTCACAGAAAATAGAGGAATTCCTTCGAACGGGAAAAGTTGCGAAACTAGAGAAAGTTCGTAGCGATGAAAGCACAAATGCTATCCAAGAGTTGACGCGGGTATCGGGAATAGGGCCAGCGCACGCAAAGTCTTTTTATGATCGTGGCATTCACAGCATTGAGGACCTGCGTCAGAACCAGGACTGTCTGACGGAACACCAGAAGATAGGGCTGCGTTACTTGGAAGACATCGAGAAGCGCATACCTCGAGAAGAAGTTGGTCTTTTGGAGGCCCGCGTTATCGACGCACTGCATCAATTTGACGAAGACTACGAGGCAGTCGCGTGCGGCAGCTATCGAAGAGGCTTGCCTACGAGCGGCGACATCGACTTGTTGGTGTGCCACAAGAGCTATCGATCTACTGACAGGAGGCCGCCCAAACTCCTAGCACGCCTCGTGGAACACCTTCGTCAAGTGGGCTTCATCAGTGACATAATGTCTTTGGGAGAGACAAAGTTTGCAGGTGTGTGCCAGCTCGATTCTTCGCGGCCTCACCGACGCATTGACATCCGCGTACTTCCTCAAGATCAGTTCTTCTGCGGTTTGCTGTACTTCACAGGCAGCGACTTGTTTAACCAGAGCATGCGTGCGCACGCCGCTCAGCAAAATATGAAGCTCAGTGAATATGCATTACGTCCAATTGGTTGCACAGGCGTCTTAGGGGAGCCTCTGCCTATAACTAGTGAACGTGATGTGTTTGACTGGTTGGACTTGCCCTTCTGGGAGCCGCACAAGCGCAATGGGCCTCTTGGACAGTGA